A genome region from Euphorbia lathyris chromosome 4, ddEupLath1.1, whole genome shotgun sequence includes the following:
- the LOC136227156 gene encoding protein IQ-DOMAIN 18-like produces MGKNRGTNWLAAVKRAFRSPKKNNAKKRENQELEEEDKKRGKRRWIFKKGQSSQETVIHDCANNNKTREEEEAEDAKERHAVAVAMATTAAAQAAVATAQAVVEVARLTRPNSLFLKQHIAAISIQTAFRGYLARRALVALKGLVKLQALVRGHNVRKRAKMTFHCMQALMRVQDRVLKEQRNRLSNFEYHHSHHQPFQDIQVMSKDNIAFKRENSLSHAFSHKIWRPSREAYASEGELEEKPRWMMNSKRSDPIKIVEMDTSSQPYYHDFLTPRNRKSNLLYQYHQRPSNYSAASPFPNNFTPAESPATPLLVDQPYSASPRCSTHDVLSSSTPNYMASTASAKARFRSQSAPRQRPNATPEREREKKGSSAKKRLFFPETSNGYTGNEHRSCCTESIIGDDISHPATNDLSRWLR; encoded by the exons atggGGAAGAATAGAGGAACTAACTGGTTAGCTGCAGTTAAAAGGGCTTTCAGGTCTCCCAAAAAGAATAATGCTAAGAAGAGAGAAAATCAAGAGCTAGAGGAAGAAGATAAG aagagaggaaaaagaagaTGGATATTCAAGAAGGGTCAAAGCAGTCAAGAAACAGTAATACATGATTGTGCTAATAATAATAAgacaagagaagaagaagaagcagaagatGCAAAAGAAAGACATGCAGTTGCAGTGGCCATGGCTACAACAGCAGCAGCTCAGGCAGCAGTTGCAACAGCTCAAGCAGTTGTGGAAGTGGCTAGGCTAACAAGACCTAATTCCCTCTTTCTTAAGCAACATATTGCTGCCATTTCCATTCAGACAGCTTTTAGAGGATACCTG GCAAGAAGAGCTCTTGTAGCACTGAAGGGACTGGTAAAACTACAAGCATTAGTGAGAGGACACAATGTTAGAAAGAGAGCAAAGATGACATTTCATTGCATGCAAGCTCTTATGAGAGTACAAGATAGAGTACTCAAAGAACAAAGAAACAGGCTTTCCAATTTTGAATATCATCATTCACATCATCAACCATTTCAGGACATTCAAGTCATGTCTAAGGATAATATTGCTTTCAAAAGAGAGAACTCACTTTCCCATGCTTTCTCTCACAAG ATATGGAGACCCAGTAGAGAGGCATATGCAAGTGAAGGAGAATTAGAAGAGAAACCCAGATGGATGATGAACAGCAAGAGATCAGATCCAATCAAAATTGTAGAAATGGACACTTCATCTCAACCTTATTACCATGATTTCTTAACTCCTAGAAACCGCAAATCTAATCTTCTATATCAATATCACCAAAGGCCTAGTAATTATTCAGCTGCCTCTCCTTTTCCCAACAATTTCACACCGGCAGAGTCACCAGCCACACCATTACTTGTTGATCAACCTTATTCAGCCAGCCCTCGCTGCTCAACTCACGATGTTCTCTCTTCTTCAACGCCTAATTACATGGCTTCCACTGCATCTGCCAAAGCTCGGTTTCGGTCACAAAGTGCACCCAGGCAAAGGCCAAATGCAACCCCGGAGagggagagagaaaagaagGGAAGTTCTGCTAAGAAACGACTGTTTTTTCCAGAAACAAGCAATGGTTATACTGGAAATGAACACAGGTCTTGTTGCACAGAGAGTATCATTGGTGATGACATTTCTCATCCTGCTACTAATGATCTTAGCAGGTGGTTAAGGTGA